A genome region from Streptomyces sp. NBC_00576 includes the following:
- a CDS encoding integrase, which produces MSDSQKAFEPVVIPAAPARPEEYDTATRAVLEHIDHLAVRTIADGRPASTRRSYAQDWASWTKFCADSGVPVLAITPGTLVMFVEWLWTQPGGKKGTCTAPSTIDRRISGTVVSARAEHRVKLEDGIARLARNRLKQLVKEMEEKGETRGRGQAPPLLVEHLVKISAACPDNLQGIRDRALVLMHFAVAGREHELAFNRVRDYTETPGGIQADLRVSKVRPRIVPVPYGSRPSICPVRAWQAWKDAADLTDPDGYAWRRLHNRWHTVLEGGLQPAAIGDVVTRAGERAGIEVRFTGHSPRRGLATSSRLKGHDQIVIAKQGGWAPHSKVLAGYLEVVDQWEDNALIGVL; this is translated from the coding sequence ATGTCAGACAGTCAGAAGGCGTTCGAACCGGTTGTCATCCCGGCGGCGCCGGCCCGGCCCGAGGAGTACGACACAGCGACCCGGGCCGTGCTGGAGCACATCGACCACCTGGCCGTGCGCACCATCGCCGACGGCCGCCCGGCGAGCACCCGCAGAAGCTACGCCCAGGACTGGGCGAGCTGGACGAAGTTCTGCGCCGACTCCGGGGTGCCCGTGCTCGCCATCACCCCCGGCACGCTGGTGATGTTCGTCGAGTGGCTGTGGACCCAGCCCGGGGGAAAGAAGGGGACGTGCACCGCGCCGTCGACCATCGACCGGCGGATCTCCGGCACCGTCGTCTCCGCCCGCGCCGAGCACCGCGTCAAGCTGGAGGACGGAATCGCCCGGCTCGCCCGCAACCGGCTCAAGCAGCTGGTGAAGGAGATGGAGGAGAAGGGGGAGACCCGCGGCCGGGGCCAGGCCCCGCCGCTGCTCGTCGAGCACCTGGTGAAGATCAGCGCCGCCTGCCCCGACAACCTCCAGGGCATCCGCGACCGCGCCCTGGTGCTCATGCACTTCGCCGTCGCCGGCCGCGAGCACGAACTCGCCTTCAACCGGGTGCGCGACTACACCGAGACCCCCGGCGGCATCCAGGCCGACCTGCGCGTATCCAAGGTCCGCCCCCGCATCGTCCCCGTCCCCTACGGCTCCCGGCCGTCGATCTGCCCGGTCCGCGCCTGGCAGGCATGGAAGGACGCCGCGGACCTCACCGACCCGGACGGCTACGCCTGGCGCCGCCTGCACAACCGCTGGCACACCGTCCTGGAGGGCGGGCTGCAGCCCGCGGCGATCGGCGACGTCGTCACCCGCGCCGGCGAACGCGCGGGGATCGAGGTCCGCTTCACTGGACATTCCCCGCGCCGCGGGCTCGCCACGTCCTCCCGGCTCAAGGGCCACGACCAGATCGTCATCGCCAAGCAGGGCGGATGGGCCCCGCACTCCAAGGTGCTGGCCGGATACCTCGAAGTCGTCGACCAGTGGGAGGACAACGCCCTCATCGGCGTGCTGTAG